The following DNA comes from Microbacterium terregens.
ATGTGCGTGCGGTCGTGGATGATGTCCCACATCACGAACGTCTTCTCCGCGAGGGCCTGGTCCTCCAGCATCCGCTCCGCCTCAGCGGGCAGGTCGAGCTTCGTGATGGCGGATGCCGCGTGCACGACGCGCCGGTAGCGCGCCGCCTCGCGGTCCTGGAAGATCGCGCCCCACGTGAACGCCGGGATCTCGCGCATGGCGACGGTCTCGGGAAACAGGACGGCCGAGTTCGTGTCGTACCCCGGTGTGAAGTCCACGAGCCGCAGCGAGACGAACAGCCGGTTGGCGTACTCGGTCTCGAGTTGCGCGATGAACTCGGGCCAGATCACCTCGACGATCAGCGCCTCGACGTACCGGTTGGACGACCCGTTCTGCGTGTACATCGGGAACACGACGAGGTGACGGATGCCGTCCACGCGCCGCTCCTGCGGCTGGAACGCGACCAGCGAGTCGAAGAAGTCGGGTACGCCGAAGTCCCCCTCGGCCCAGCGCTCGAAATCCGTCACGGATGTCCGCAAGTACGCGGCATCATGCGGGAAGCGAGGGCTGAGGTCACCGATCGCGGCGACGATCGCGGCGACGTGCTGCCTGGCGGCGGCGTGGTCCGCGGCATCCGGAACCGAACCGTCCTGGGCCTGCATGGACTGGAGCGCCGTGGCCGACGCCTTGAGGCTCAGCCACGCGGGCGAGCTCTCGACGTCGCGGGCCAGGGCGCGGGTGTCCTCGACGACCTCGGGCTCGCCGATGATCGCCTTCTGTGCACCGGGGGTGGTGTGCATCGTGCTGGACATGTGGGGAACCTCCGATCTGCGAGGTCGGGCCGCGCGCGCGGCGGTGGGTGGTTTCGGTAAATCGTACCCGTGCCGCCCCCGCCGCTCGCGAGCGTGCATGTCCCAGCTCGCGAGAGTGCATGTCCCAGCTCGCGAGAGTGCATGTCCCGGCTGGCGAGAGTGCATGTCCCGGCTGGCGAGAGTGCATGTCCCGGCTCGCGAGAGTGCATGTCCCGGCTCGCGAGAGTGCATGTTGCTGCTTGCGAGAGTGCACGTCGCTCCGCCCCGGACGTGCAAGTTCGGGGCAGGGGATGCACTCTCGCGAGCGGGACGTGCACTTTCGTGGGCGGCGACGTGCACCCTCGGCGGCGGTAACGTGCACTCTCGGCAGCCGGGCGTGCACTCTCGGCAGTCGGGGCGTGCACCCTCGCGACCCGGGCGTGCACCCCGGGCAGCGGGGCGGACGGGTGGGCCGGATCAGTCGTGCTGGGGGAACCCCAGGTTCAGTCCGCCGTGCGACGGGTCGAGCCAGCGCGAAGTCACGGCCTTCTCCTGCGTGAAGAAGTCGAAGCCGTGCGGGCCGTATGCCTTCGCGTCGCCGAACAGCGACGCCTTCCAGCCGCCGAACGAGTGGTACGCGACCGGCACCGGGATCGGCACGTTGATGCCGATCATGCCGACGTGCACCTCACGCTGGAAGCGCCGGGCCGCGCCGCCGTCGTTCGTGAAGATCGCGGTGCCGTTGCCGTACTGACTGCTGTTGATGATGCCGAGGCCCTCTTCGTATCCGTCGATGCGCACGACCGACAGCACAGGGCCGAAGATCTCATCGAGGTACACCGAGGAGGAGGTCGGCACGTTGTCGATCAGGGTCGGTCCGAGCCAGAAGCCGTCCGGGTCGCCGTCCACCTCGATGCCGCGGCCGTCCACGACCACGGACGCGCCGTCGGCAGCGGCGACGTCGATGTACGACGCGACCTTGTCGCGGTGCACCTCGGTGATGAGCGGTCCCATGTCGGAGCCGCGGGTGCCGTCGCCGGTGCGGAGCGTCGCCATGCGCTCGGAGACCTTGGTGACGAACTCGTCGGCGATCGTGTCGACGGCGAGCACGACCGAGATGGCCATGCAACGCTCACCGGCCGAGCCGAAGCCCGCGTTGACCGCGGCATCCGCGGCGAGGTCGAGGTCGGCATCCGGCAGTACGAGCATGTGGTTCTTCGCGCCGCCGAGAGCCTGCACGCGCTTGCCGTGCCCGGTCGCCGTCTCGTACACGTACTTCGCGATCGGCGTCGACCCGACGAACGAGATCGCCCGCACGTCCGGGTGCTCCAGCAGCGCGTCGACGGACTCCTTGTCGCCGTGCACGACGTTCAGGACGCCGTCGGGCAGTCCCGCTTCCTTCAGCAGTGCGGCCATCCAGTTCGCCGCGCTCGGGTCCTTCTCGGAGGGCTTCAGGATCACGGCGTTGCCGGCGGCGAGCGCGATCGAGAAGAACCACAGCGGCACCATCGCCGGGAAGTTGAACGGGCTGATGATCCCGACGACCCCGAGCGGCTGCTTGAGCGTGTACACGTCGACGCCGGTCGAGACGTTCTCGGAGTACGCGCCCTTCGTGAGGTGCCCCAGCCCGCACGCGAACTCGACGACCTCCATGCCGCGGGCGATCTCGCCGAGGGCGTCGGAGAGCACCTTGCCGTGCTCGGAGGTGAGGATCTCGGCGAGCTCCTGCTTGCGAGCGTTCAGCAGCTCGCGGAACGCGAACAGCACAGCCGTGCGCTTCGAGATCGACGAATCGCGCCACTGCGCCCAGGCGGCGGACGCCGAGGCGACGGCCTGGTCGACGTCGGCGGTGGAGGCCAGGCGCACCTCGCGCTGCACGGTGCCCAGCGCCGGGTTGTACACCGGCGCGGTGCGGGTGGACGAGCCTGCCCAGGTCTTTCCGTCGACCCAGTGGTCGAGGATCGTGGTGGCGGACTGCTTCGTCTGCTCGAGTGTGGTCGTGTCGGTCATGGTGTGTTTCCTTCTCTTCCTGGCCTCTTGGGCCACGGGTGCACGACCAGCGTAAATCGCCGTCGTTGGTCTCGGTAGTTCGCCCGCCTCGCGGGCGCGGGTCAGGCGCGTTCGACGGCGGTGAGCGCCTCGTCGTAGATTTCCATCGCCTGAGCGACCTGGTCGTCGGTCACCACGCACGGCGGTACGACGTGGATGCGGTTGTCCGCCGCGAACGGCAGCAGGCCGCGCGTCACGAGCTCCTTCTTGAGCTGCCCGATCACACCGGCCGCGACCGGCTCGCGCGTCGCGCGGTCGGCCACGAGCTCGATCGCCCAGAACACTCCCTCGCCGCGGACCTCTCCGACGAGCGGATGCCGCTCCTGCAGCTCCGCGAGGGCGGGGCCGATCGCGTCCGCTCCCACGCGGCGGGCGTTATCGACGATACCCTCGGATTCCATCGCGTCGAGTGCGCCGATGATGGATGCCGCGGCCAGGGGGTGGCCGCTGTAGGTGAGTCCCCCGGGGAAGACCCGCTCGTCGAACGTCGCGGAGATCTCCTCGGAGATCGCGACACCGCCCACCGGCACGTATCCCGAGTTGACGCCCTTCGCGAAGGCGATCAGGTCGGGTACGACGTCGTGCCCCTGGAAGGCGAACCAGCGGCCGGTCCGCCCGAAGCCCGCCATCACCTCGTCGAGGATCAGCACGATGCCGTACTTGTCGGCGAGCGCACGGACTCCGGCCAGGTAGCCCGGCGGCGGGATCAGGATGCCGGCGGTGCCGGGCACGGACTCCAGCAGGATGGCGGCGATGCCGCTCGGGCCCTCGGACTGGATGACCCGCTCGAGGTGGTGCAGGGCGCGTTCGCTCTCCTGCTCGGGACTGTCGGACCAGAACTCGCTGCGGTACAGGTACGGTCCGAAGAAGTGGACGTGCCCGCGTGCGTACTCGTTCGGGATGCGGCGCCAGTCCCCGGTCGAGACGATCGCCGCCCCGGTGTTGCCGTGGTACGAGCGGTAGGTCGAGAGCACCTTGTCGCGCCCGGTGTGCAGCCTCGCCATCCGGATCGCGTTCTCGATGGCGTCCGCACCGCCGTTGGTGAAGAAGACCTTCGAGAACGGTGCCCCGGCGCGCGCGACGATGCGCTCCGCGGCCTGGCCGCGGGTGAGGTTGGCGGTCGCCGGCCCGATCGTGGAAAGGACGGCCGCCTGTTCCTGGATCGCTCGGACGACGGCGGGATGCTGGTGCCCGATGTTGACGTTCACCAGCTGGCTCGAGAAGTCCAGGTAGCGGTTGCCGGCATGGTCCCAGACGACGGTGCCGTCGCCGCCGGCGATGACCATCGGGTCGAGGGACGCCTGCGCGGACCAGGAATGGAAGACGTACTCCCGGTCGAGCTGCTTGGTGGTCTCGTCCAGGTCTGTGGCGGATGTCGTCGTCATCGTCGTGTCCTTTTCGTCTGGCTTTCCGTAGTCTCTTCGTCTCTTACGGCCACGCTCCTCGCTCGGCGACCGATTGGCAACTCGGAACCGGCCGCTGAGCGCCGCGGCACGCGCGCGCTCAGCGACCGGCATCCGGTGTTCGGCTAGTTGCCGCCCGCCTCCAGCTTGACCTCCATCGGCGTGAAGCCCTCGCCGGTCAGGTCGATGCCGCCTTCCTCCTCGAGCTCATCCAGCGCCTTCTGGATGAACTCGTTGCTCCACGCGGTCGCCGGCGGCTGCTTCGTGATCAGGTGCGCGCCGGTCTCGTTGACGGCGGCGAGCGCGCCCTCGACGGTCTGCTTCCACGCAGACTCGTCGATGATGCCGATGCCTTCGGGCGCGGGCCAGATGAGCTTGTTGGTCTCGTTCATCATCCACAGCTCATGGCTGGGACCCCAGGCGGAGCCGGAGGCGATCGTGATCGCCGCGGCCTCTTCGGCGTTGTCCCGCGCGTACACCCATCCCTTGATGACGGCCTTGAGGAACTTCACGGCCGTGTCGGCGTACTCCTGATCCGAATCGAGCCGCTCGGTGTCGGCCCAGATCGCGTCCTGCAGCATGGCGCCCACGGTGTCCTGGTAGCTGATGACGTTGAAGTCGTCCGGCTGGTAGAGCTCGCCGGTCTCGGGGTTCTCCGTCTCGAGCAGCTGCGCGTACTCGTTGTAGGTCATCGCCTGGGCGGCGTCGATGTCGTTCTGCAGGAACGCGTTCATATTGAAGTCCTGCGTGATGATCTCGACGGTGCTCGCGTCCAGGTCCTCGGCGGCCATGGCCGCGAAGATCTCCCACTCGTTGCCGAAGCCCCACGATCCGATCTTCTTGCCCTCGAAGTCGGCCACCGAGTCGATGCCCGAGTCCGCCCACGACACCTGGAGCGTCCCGGAGCGCTGGAAGATCTGCGCGATGTCGGTGAGGTTGGCGCCGGCCTCGATCGATCCGAGCACTTTCGGCACCCACGCGACCGCGAAGTCGACGTCGCCGTTGGCGAGGGCGTCCTGCGGCACGATGTCCCCGCCTGAGGGGATGATCTCGACCTCGAGTCCTTCGTCCTTGAAGTAGCCCTGTTCGGCCGCGGCGAAGTAGCCGGCGAACTGCGCCTGGGGCAGCCACTGGAGCTGGAGCTTGACCTGGGTCAGCTCACCGTCCTCGCCGCCGTCGGAGGTCGGCGATGCGCCGCCTCCGCCCGAGCAGGCGGTCAGGATGAGCGCGGCCGACAGCGCGAAGGCGCCCGCCGTTGCTGCGCGCCTCGTGAGGCCGCGACGTGTGCTGTGTCTCATGTCGTTCCTTTCGGGTTCTCTTGCGGAGTGCTGCGGTGGTGCGGATCCGACCTCGCCGGGCGAGGACGAGGGGGCGCGGCATCCTGCGGAGAGCGCGTCATTGCACGCCTCCGACCGGGATGCGGCGCAAGACCAGGCGCTCGGCGAGCGCCGTGGCGAGGTAGAAGATCAGGCCGACGACGATCGCCGCCACCACGTACGCCCACGCGCGGGCGTAGGCGCTCGTGGCCGCCGACGTCGAGATGGCGCTGCCCAGGCCGCCCCGCGGGCCGCCGAAATACTCCGCGACGAGCGCGGAGATCACGGCGAGCGAGCTGGCGATCCGCACACCGGTGAGCAGGTACGGCAGGGCGGTGGGGAGGGTCACGGTGCGGAACGACTGCGCGCCGGTGGCCGCGTAGCTGCGCATCAGGTCGCGATGCACCGGCCGAGTCTGGCGCAGGCCGCGGAGAGTGTTGAGGAAGACGGGGACGAAGGATGCCAGAGCCGCGATGGCCTGTCGACCGAACTGGCTGTCGGCGCCGAACATCGAGTTCAGCACGGGAGCCAGTGCGACGATCGGCACGACGGCCAGGGATGCGACGATCGGCGCGGACATCCCGTCGACGGCCCGCCAGCGGGATGCCAGCGCGGCGAGCACGATCGCCAGGATCGTGCCGACGACCAGGCCGATCAGGGCGTTGGTCCCGGTGATCAGGGCCGCCTGCCAGATGGCGCCGCCGAACTCGGCGAACTGCGCCGCGATGGCGGCGGGACTGGGCAGCAGGTAGTCGGAGACGCCGACGACGCTGACCAGGAACTGCCACGTCCCGAGCCCCAGCAGCCCCACCGCGATGGGCGCGATGACCCGCAGGCGCCGCTCGGTCGCCGGGCTCCAGCCCGCCGGCGCTTCCCGGGCGCCGGCTCCGGGTCCCTGAGCCTGTCGAAGGGTGGTCATCGCAGCTCCCGGCCGCCGGTCGGCACCGGGGTGCCGTGCAGGGCTTCGCGAACCGCCGTCACCCGGGAGAAGAACGCGGGTGATTCGCGCAGCGATTCGTCGCGCGCGGCATCCTTCCCGAACCCGGTCTCGATGATGTGCGTGATCCGGCCCGGGCGGGGGGACATCACCACGACGCGGTCGGAGAGGAACACCGCCTCGGGGATCGAGTGCGTCACGAACACGACGGCCGCGCCGGTCTCGGCGGCGATGCGCGAGAGCTCGGTCTGCATGTGTTCGCGGGTCATCTCATCCAGCGCGCCGAACGGTTCGTCCATCAGCAGCAGCCGGGGGCGCTCGGCCAGCGAGCGCGCGATCGCGACCCGCTGCTGCATCCCGCCGGAGAGCTGATCCGGATGCCGGTCGGCGAAGTCGGTGAGCCCCACCAGTTCCGCGAGCTCGGCCACGCGGGTCTTGCGCTCCGCCGCGCCGACGCCGTGCAGCTCGAGGGGGAGGGAGATGTTGGCCGCGACCGTCCGCCAGGGCAGCAGGCCGGCCTGCTGGAACGCGATGCCGTAGTCCTGATCCCGGCGTGCCCGGTCCGCGGGCTTGCCGAAGACCTCGATCGTGCCCGCCGTGGGGGGATCGAGGTCGGCGATCAGGCGCAGCAGCGTGGACTTGCCGCATCCCGACGGGCCGATCAGCGCGACGAACTCGCCGTCCGCGACGGTCAGGTCGATGCCTTGGAGCGCGCTGACGTCGCCCGTCTTGGTGGGAAACGTCTTGGCGACGTCCCGTACGACGACGGAGTGCGTGCCGGTGGCCTCCGTCGAGTCGTGCTGCGCGTGTCCAACGGCCATCAGGTCGCTTCTCCTCGTCGGTAATCCTTCAACAGCAGTCCGAGCATCGCCACCGCGCCGGCCGCGACCAGTCCGAGGGCGATCGATCCGAAGATCGGTCCCCACGCCTTCGACGGATCGCCGGACGCCTGGCCGGCGAACTGGATCAGCAGCCGTCCGATCCCGCCCTGCAGCCCGGTGGAGACCTCCGCGACGACGGCGCCGATCACGGCGTTGGCCGCGCCGAGGCGGAGGGCCGGCAGCAGGTAGGGGACGGATGCCGGAAACCGCAGTCGCCGCAGCGTCTGCCAGTAGCCGGCGGCGTACGTGCGCATCAGCTCGGTGTGGATGCGATCGGGGGACTGCAGACCACGCAGCGCGCCGACCGCGACCGGGAAGAACGCCAGGTACGAGGCGATCAGCGCGACCGACATCCAGTCCTGCCACTGGACCGGCCCGATCTCCACCCGCGAACCCCAGCTCTTCACGATCGGCGCGAACGCGATCAGCGGCACCGTCTGGCTGAGGATGATCCAGGGCAGCAGGCCCCACTCCACCAGGCGCCAGCGCTGCATCACCAGAGCCAGGCCGATGCCCACGACGACGCCGACGATCCAGCCCACCGCCGCGATGCCCAGGGTGGTCAGCGCGGCGATCGCGATGACCCCCCACAGCGGCGGGGAGCCCTCCGCGCGGGTGACCGGCGCGATCAGTCGCGCGATCATGTCCCAGATGTGCGGCATCGCCAGGTCGGTGGTCCGAGGCAGCACGCGCAACCCGAGGATCACGACGCCGTCCGCGGGCCCGAGGAGCTTGTACAGCTCCCACACCAGGGCGACCAGCAGGACCCCGACGGCACCCCATGCCCACGCCGACAGGGCGCGCGGCCGACCCGTGCGCGCGGATCGTGCGCGGGTCGGCGGCACCGGCTGCTCGCGGATCGGCTCCAGGGTCGTCGTCATGGGCGGGCGCGTCATTCCTTGGCGTTCATGTGCTCGGACAGGGCCGGGATGACCGTCTCGCCGTACACACGGAGCGTCTCTTCCTTGTTGTCGTGCTGGAGGTAGCCCGCGAACTGGGTCACCCCGATCGCGCGGAGCTTCTCGAGCTTGGCGATGTGCTGGTCCGCCGTGCCGAGGATGCAGAAGCGGTCGATGATCTCGTCGGGGACGAAATCGACGTGGTCGTTGTCGGACTTGCCGTGGGTGTTGTAGTCGTACCCCTGGCGTCCGGCGATGTAGTCGGTGAGCGCGTCGGGCACCGCGCCGTGGTGCCCGTACTTGGCGACGATGTCCGCCACGTGGTTGCCGACCATCCCGCCGAACCAGCGGCACTGGTCGCGCATGTGCTGCCAGTCGTCGCCGATGTACATCGGCGCCGCCACGCAGAACGCGATCGAGTCGGGGTCGCGGCCCACATTGGCCGCGGCATCCCGCACCGTCTTGATCATCCACGCGGCGATGTCGAGGTCGGCCAGCTGCAGGATGAACCCGTCGCCCACCTCGCCGGTGAGCTTCAGCGCGAGGGGTCCGTAGGCGGCGACCCACACCTCGAGCTCGGAGCCCCGGCTCCACGGGAACCGCACGGTGGCGCCGTTGTACTCCACCGCCCGCGAGTTGCCGAGTTCGCGGATGACGTGGATCGATTCGCGCAGCTCGCTCATCGTCACCGGCTTGCCGTTGGTGACGCGCACCGCCGAGTCGCCGCGGCCGATGCCGCAGATGGTGCGGTTGCCGTACATCTCGTTGAGGGTGGCGAAGACGGATGCCGTCACCGTCCAGTCGCGCGTCGCGGGGTTGGTGACGAAGGGCCCGACGGTGACCCGCTTGGTCTCGGCGAGGATGGCGGAGTGGATGACGTACGGCTCCTGCCACAGCAGGTGCGAGTCGAATGTCCACACGTGGTTGAATCCGTGCGCCTCGGCGAGCTTGGCGAGCTGGATCGTGCGGGCGGCGGGCGGGTTGGTCTGCAGAACAACGCCGAAGTCCATGTCAATCGTTCCCGTCAGTCATGTGTCATGTGAGGTACTGGCTCAGGCCGCGCTTGAGGAATCGCCCGTCGCCCTTGGCCCCCAGGTACTCGTTGCCGTCCACGATCACTTTGCCCCGCGAGAGGACGGTGTCGACGTGACCGTCGATCTCGAAGCCCTCCCAGGCGGAGTGGTCCATGTTCATGTGATGGGTCTTGTTCAGCCCGATCGAAGTGTGGCCCTTCGGGTCGTAGATCACCACGTCGGCGTC
Coding sequences within:
- a CDS encoding DUF6421 family protein — protein: MSSTMHTTPGAQKAIIGEPEVVEDTRALARDVESSPAWLSLKASATALQSMQAQDGSVPDAADHAAARQHVAAIVAAIGDLSPRFPHDAAYLRTSVTDFERWAEGDFGVPDFFDSLVAFQPQERRVDGIRHLVVFPMYTQNGSSNRYVEALIVEVIWPEFIAQLETEYANRLFVSLRLVDFTPGYDTNSAVLFPETVAMREIPAFTWGAIFQDREAARYRRVVHAASAITKLDLPAEAERMLEDQALAEKTFVMWDIIHDRTHMRGDLPFDPFMIKQRMPYFLYSLEELRCDLTAFREVVAIQKRLSERVESGATLSNAESEMLEHARLVQYAVIFDRIFRFAITGTRVRNYDAVGGQLLFAWLHQRGVLHWTDTSLAFDWADVPAAVVALGDAIDELYWRSIDRPKTAHWLAAYELVRGTLTPNPASRWARGLPDDVLAGPPKGYTDAVLDDEFPLSMFFEALEKKMRPVIESTAGIRADDA
- a CDS encoding CoA-acylating methylmalonate-semialdehyde dehydrogenase, with product MTDTTTLEQTKQSATTILDHWVDGKTWAGSSTRTAPVYNPALGTVQREVRLASTADVDQAVASASAAWAQWRDSSISKRTAVLFAFRELLNARKQELAEILTSEHGKVLSDALGEIARGMEVVEFACGLGHLTKGAYSENVSTGVDVYTLKQPLGVVGIISPFNFPAMVPLWFFSIALAAGNAVILKPSEKDPSAANWMAALLKEAGLPDGVLNVVHGDKESVDALLEHPDVRAISFVGSTPIAKYVYETATGHGKRVQALGGAKNHMLVLPDADLDLAADAAVNAGFGSAGERCMAISVVLAVDTIADEFVTKVSERMATLRTGDGTRGSDMGPLITEVHRDKVASYIDVAAADGASVVVDGRGIEVDGDPDGFWLGPTLIDNVPTSSSVYLDEIFGPVLSVVRIDGYEEGLGIINSSQYGNGTAIFTNDGGAARRFQREVHVGMIGINVPIPVPVAYHSFGGWKASLFGDAKAYGPHGFDFFTQEKAVTSRWLDPSHGGLNLGFPQHD
- a CDS encoding aspartate aminotransferase family protein, coding for MTTTSATDLDETTKQLDREYVFHSWSAQASLDPMVIAGGDGTVVWDHAGNRYLDFSSQLVNVNIGHQHPAVVRAIQEQAAVLSTIGPATANLTRGQAAERIVARAGAPFSKVFFTNGGADAIENAIRMARLHTGRDKVLSTYRSYHGNTGAAIVSTGDWRRIPNEYARGHVHFFGPYLYRSEFWSDSPEQESERALHHLERVIQSEGPSGIAAILLESVPGTAGILIPPPGYLAGVRALADKYGIVLILDEVMAGFGRTGRWFAFQGHDVVPDLIAFAKGVNSGYVPVGGVAISEEISATFDERVFPGGLTYSGHPLAAASIIGALDAMESEGIVDNARRVGADAIGPALAELQERHPLVGEVRGEGVFWAIELVADRATREPVAAGVIGQLKKELVTRGLLPFAADNRIHVVPPCVVTDDQVAQAMEIYDEALTAVERA
- a CDS encoding ABC transporter substrate-binding protein encodes the protein MRHSTRRGLTRRAATAGAFALSAALILTACSGGGGASPTSDGGEDGELTQVKLQLQWLPQAQFAGYFAAAEQGYFKDEGLEVEIIPSGGDIVPQDALANGDVDFAVAWVPKVLGSIEAGANLTDIAQIFQRSGTLQVSWADSGIDSVADFEGKKIGSWGFGNEWEIFAAMAAEDLDASTVEIITQDFNMNAFLQNDIDAAQAMTYNEYAQLLETENPETGELYQPDDFNVISYQDTVGAMLQDAIWADTERLDSDQEYADTAVKFLKAVIKGWVYARDNAEEAAAITIASGSAWGPSHELWMMNETNKLIWPAPEGIGIIDESAWKQTVEGALAAVNETGAHLITKQPPATAWSNEFIQKALDELEEEGGIDLTGEGFTPMEVKLEAGGN
- a CDS encoding ABC transporter permease — translated: MTTLRQAQGPGAGAREAPAGWSPATERRLRVIAPIAVGLLGLGTWQFLVSVVGVSDYLLPSPAAIAAQFAEFGGAIWQAALITGTNALIGLVVGTILAIVLAALASRWRAVDGMSAPIVASLAVVPIVALAPVLNSMFGADSQFGRQAIAALASFVPVFLNTLRGLRQTRPVHRDLMRSYAATGAQSFRTVTLPTALPYLLTGVRIASSLAVISALVAEYFGGPRGGLGSAISTSAATSAYARAWAYVVAAIVVGLIFYLATALAERLVLRRIPVGGVQ
- a CDS encoding ABC transporter ATP-binding protein, with protein sequence MAVGHAQHDSTEATGTHSVVVRDVAKTFPTKTGDVSALQGIDLTVADGEFVALIGPSGCGKSTLLRLIADLDPPTAGTIEVFGKPADRARRDQDYGIAFQQAGLLPWRTVAANISLPLELHGVGAAERKTRVAELAELVGLTDFADRHPDQLSGGMQQRVAIARSLAERPRLLLMDEPFGALDEMTREHMQTELSRIAAETGAAVVFVTHSIPEAVFLSDRVVVMSPRPGRITHIIETGFGKDAARDESLRESPAFFSRVTAVREALHGTPVPTGGRELR
- a CDS encoding ABC transporter permease, which codes for MTTTLEPIREQPVPPTRARSARTGRPRALSAWAWGAVGVLLVALVWELYKLLGPADGVVILGLRVLPRTTDLAMPHIWDMIARLIAPVTRAEGSPPLWGVIAIAALTTLGIAAVGWIVGVVVGIGLALVMQRWRLVEWGLLPWIILSQTVPLIAFAPIVKSWGSRVEIGPVQWQDWMSVALIASYLAFFPVAVGALRGLQSPDRIHTELMRTYAAGYWQTLRRLRFPASVPYLLPALRLGAANAVIGAVVAEVSTGLQGGIGRLLIQFAGQASGDPSKAWGPIFGSIALGLVAAGAVAMLGLLLKDYRRGEAT
- a CDS encoding TIGR03842 family LLM class F420-dependent oxidoreductase, encoding MDFGVVLQTNPPAARTIQLAKLAEAHGFNHVWTFDSHLLWQEPYVIHSAILAETKRVTVGPFVTNPATRDWTVTASVFATLNEMYGNRTICGIGRGDSAVRVTNGKPVTMSELRESIHVIRELGNSRAVEYNGATVRFPWSRGSELEVWVAAYGPLALKLTGEVGDGFILQLADLDIAAWMIKTVRDAAANVGRDPDSIAFCVAAPMYIGDDWQHMRDQCRWFGGMVGNHVADIVAKYGHHGAVPDALTDYIAGRQGYDYNTHGKSDNDHVDFVPDEIIDRFCILGTADQHIAKLEKLRAIGVTQFAGYLQHDNKEETLRVYGETVIPALSEHMNAKE